CCTTCACTTTCAATCCAGATATGTCCTTCCATAAGATTTACAAACCTGTTTTCCGGCCCATTAGAAGATGTGTCAGACAATAATCACCAATGCAAGTAACTCCACATTTATTTCCAGTAAGTGCGTCAACAAATATGCAAGTAACTCCACATTTATTTCCACTAAGTGCGTGAACAAATACTATATGCAATACGAGAACAGAAATTCAATTGAAGTAGTTACCAAGTTCACAtagcaaaaaagaaaatcaaactcGGAAAAGACTACACCAAGAACTGAGGTACCTCTTACAAATTGCAAGGCCAAGCCCAGTGCCACCAGAATTTGTAGATGCTAGCGCTTGGCTTTGTGTAAACTTGCTAAACAGGTTGGGAATATCCTGGGGATTAATTCCTATCCCTGTATCTTTTACCTAAACTACAGAAGATAGTAGTGAGAATAACAAATATATCGAGAATTACTGGTTTGACAGTACAAGTATAAACTGTCAAATTTGCAACTATCCTTAACCTATAAAAGACAAGTATATCAAGCTTGTAAAAATTATACCTGTACACGTAAATAAAAGTGATTTTCACTAGCCACAGCAAAAAACTCGGGGGCCCTAGGATCTCTTAAAGAATCTGATTTTGCAGCAAAAGCAGAAATTGACACGCTGCCTTCCTTTGAGAACTTTACAGCATTGCCGACGATGTttaatagaatttgcattaaccGTTGTTCATCCCCAATTACGTATTCTGGCAAATCTGCAGACAAACTAAGTGTGACGAACAGCTTTTTCACAGATGCAACAGGCTTGATTAAGTTAAGGACCTACAGCAATAAGCACACACATAAATCAGTCAGTCACATCCAGCAAAACATAGTGAACTGCAAAATATCAGTAATGTATTAAACAGATCTACAActctttgttttctatttttcacaGATAACCTAGAACTTGgcaagaagaaaagaaacaaaagaagaagggggggggggagggggggtcacCTCTCCGAATAGAGCATGAAGATTAAAAGTGACAATATCAAGTTGAAGACTTCCATCCTCTAGCCTTGAAAGATCCAAGACATCATTGATCAGTGTCGCTAAAAGATTGCTGCTCTTGAGGATTGTTTCAACCATCAGACGTTGCTCCGGAGTTAGATCAGTTTCTTGCAGCAACGAAGAAAGTGCAATTATCGCATGCATGGGAGTTCTCATTTCATGATTCATAACAGCCAAGAAATCATTACGTGCACGAACAGCCATTTCAGCTTCTCTTCTTGCCAGATCAAGAGCCACATTCTGCTCCATAAGAAGATCCCTAGCCCTCATCGATTCTTCTAAAATTGCAGCATGTGAGAGAGCAACAGCAACCTGAATGACAAGGCGTAGATTAAATCACACTGGGCACTCAAGATTGGGCTCTTAGTTAATTAAATAGGCACACACACACCTAAAACTAGTTGCAACCAGACGCTAACAGCTAGAAAAGAGTATTTTCCTATGTCTAGAAGTAGAATACCAAAATCGGGAGAAAGGAGGCAGAGGGTTTCCAGAGGCTTTTCTCCAAGAAAGAAAAGAACGTGTTTTGGTCAGGAGCGCCGGGGGGGTAAGGGGAGAGGGATTCGACATGAATGTCTTTTCCTCTGTTGTCCCTTTCTTATACTAATTGTCATATTTTCCACCATGAATGCATAATATCTGGTGGCAAGTCCAGACAAATGAGGATTACGGCTGGTTAACACTTAACAGCAAACCTAAAAATAGTCCAACTATGACGAATTTACTTGAAATCTGATTTCTGGGCCTCTGTCGGAGTGGAACAGATATAGAGGTTTCATATCGCAGACCCTAACTAATTTGAGATTGAGGCCAAGTTGATTGAGTTGTGTTTTCCATGAATATCTGTTGGAAATCCAGGAACCAGAGACAAAGGTAATAATTCTTAAGaatgaagaaaaagtaaaaattccTGAATATCGTACAAGGCAAAGAGCAAAAACAGTAAAACTTGGACACGTCGCTTGTAAATGAAAAAATATCATGATTATTTAATGAGTTAAGCTAAGACTAGGCTTGCCACTTGCTAGTGATTCTGATGAAGAAGTAAGATGCCAGATATGTAAAATTTTGAAACAGCTCTGTTGAAAAATCATTTTTGTAGCAACTCAGTAGTATTTACTTTTATACACTTAAATACATTACCCCAGAAGTGATTCACTTCATATGATAGAAGTACTTAAAAAACTACATATAATGAATTTTATGTACCAAGAAAGGACTACTCAATTAATTCAGAATGGCAGTTCATAATATCTTTATATACCATAGATCCTACTTCCTATGCTTCTAATACAGCATGTCAGCTATGAAAGCAAAATCCAATGGGAGTTAAGGTCCTAGCAGAAAATCTACTAAGATACACTCAATAAACACATCCACAACCAGCTTAACTATTCACTCACCGAAAAGCAATCAACAGATGAAAGATATATAAAGTCATAATTCACCTGCTGATtcatctttgaaaatatttataataacAATTTACTAATAAAAAATTCAGCTCTGCAATTCCAATTTATAATACCAATAATACAAATAACAACTCAGCTATGGAATTCCAATAGAAAAATCAAACCTGATCAGCTACCACTTCAACAAGTTCCAGCTCATGGACATGCCATTGTCTTGCACTGTCTGAAGGAAGCATCAAAACCATTAAAGCATAGCGCTTTGTTGAAAGTTCAGGCCAATCATTAATCTGAAAGTTTGAGAGATGCAGAAGCGGAACCCTGACAGCAACCACCTCACCAGGCATGTATTTCCCAGTAGGTCGAAGTTTTGCAACAGGAGAATTTGGTGATATTTGTACGGCACGGTTTGTACTGAAAACTTGGTTGATTACAGGAAGTTGTATAGGTACAGTCAGTCCAACTGGATTTTGATGACGTAGAGTGTAAGAAAGTTGAAGCTCTACTCCAGTACGTGTTGGCATCCATAATGCACACTCTTCTAAGGCCAATGTTCTTCCTAGCTCAACCAATGTAGTCTTTAGAATAGTATGTCTATCAAGAGTGCTTCGGATTTCATGAGTTAGCATTCTAACATGTCTACCAGTCTCCTCTTGAGTGCGAATAATACCCATTTCACGATCAAGCTGTGCAgctttctttttcaagaataGTTCCCTAGTTTTGACACTTAATAAATCAGGAATGATGTGGACAAGCATGAGCGCAGTTATACACGATACCAGCGCAGTCAAGACCTTTGCAGTAGTCATTACTATTGCCACATTCCTTGTATGCATATTAAATGTCCATAAGTTGATAAGATGTGTTGCTCCACAAAGAACTATGAAAGCACCAAACTGCACAAGAACCCATCTATATGGAAAAACAGCAGACTTCTTAACGAAGTATATCAACTCCACTGGAATGGAGAAATAAGCAAGTGCTATGAAAAAATCAGATATGTACTGATACTTCATTAGCAAGTCATCAGCAGGCAATTGTGGGTCGATGATGCAGTTACATGAATCCACGATGGAAGATAACTGCAGCAAAAATTAGGTCATAAGGTCATGAAAGGGAAGGAAATATGGCTCAGAAGAATAACAAGTTAAACAAGAATCAGACACTGAACATAACTGCAGCATAAGTTATGACATACTTTCGTGAAAAAGGAATTCTGCTTcaaatgaacaaggtgaagtagAAACCGATACTGGCAGCTAAGTTAGTGACAAATTATTGTGCTTATAGTCAAATCATAGTGCCCTTAACACCAAAAGAAAACTAAATTGTGACTTTCATCTCTATGATACATACTTTTTGTAAGCCGCCTCTTTATTGATTTAATATGCCTAGATCTCTAAAAAGCTAAAAGCTAAA
Above is a window of Nicotiana tabacum cultivar K326 chromosome 8, ASM71507v2, whole genome shotgun sequence DNA encoding:
- the LOC107816616 gene encoding ethylene receptor 1; protein product: MGSLLRMNRLLSSIVDSCNCIIDPQLPADDLLMKYQYISDFFIALAYFSIPVELIYFVKKSAVFPYRWVLVQFGAFIVLCGATHLINLWTFNMHTRNVAIVMTTAKVLTALVSCITALMLVHIIPDLLSVKTRELFLKKKAAQLDREMGIIRTQEETGRHVRMLTHEIRSTLDRHTILKTTLVELGRTLALEECALWMPTRTGVELQLSYTLRHQNPVGLTVPIQLPVINQVFSTNRAVQISPNSPVAKLRPTGKYMPGEVVAVRVPLLHLSNFQINDWPELSTKRYALMVLMLPSDSARQWHVHELELVEVVADQVAVALSHAAILEESMRARDLLMEQNVALDLARREAEMAVRARNDFLAVMNHEMRTPMHAIIALSSLLQETDLTPEQRLMVETILKSSNLLATLINDVLDLSRLEDGSLQLDIVTFNLHALFGEVLNLIKPVASVKKLFVTLSLSADLPEYVIGDEQRLMQILLNIVGNAVKFSKEGSVSISAFAAKSDSLRDPRAPEFFAVASENHFYLRVQVKDTGIGINPQDIPNLFSKFTQSQALASTNSGGTGLGLAICKRFVNLMEGHIWIESEGLGKGSTAIFIIKLGIPGRSNESKLPFVAKLPANHMQMTFQGLKVLVMDDNGVSRMVTKGLLAHLGCDVTTVGSRDECLRVVTQEHKVVFMDVSMPGIDCYEVAVLIHERFGKRHGRPLIVALTGNTDRVTKENCMRVGMDGVILKPVSVDKMRSVLSELLEHGVVLE